A genomic window from Erpetoichthys calabaricus chromosome 17, fErpCal1.3, whole genome shotgun sequence includes:
- the saxo2 gene encoding LOW QUALITY PROTEIN: stabilizer of axonemal microtubules 2 (The sequence of the model RefSeq protein was modified relative to this genomic sequence to represent the inferred CDS: deleted 1 base in 1 codon): MKRKCICEICTCGRHRCPHQPTGLYEKNNQPCTISEYTEKYPEYKGTLPPRTLKPKQEYQANKGRMDGVTTFKSDYIPYEVTRRPIQLQDEYRPGSGNIDLDTTYKMDFNPHKVQPFIATRPKERRHVADGKLEGLPTYKDDYRPWEVSKRDLVKPDHAYQPSSSKFGNSTTFQDDFAPKGLVPRETFKPQNIARVADAPFDGVTSHRLSYIPHQLEPKFIIPKEEYKPNDNPFEDLTIHRRDFRGLPGELSKSFKPEYTKVTSDTRFSGSTEFRDRFQQWPVSLPQVRKMAEYVVPPGHMDMNTTSHLDFTEHKVQPFAAIRPLTRERRSSAPFQGNTTMKEDFKAWEARRREVLKNQEEIQKPVGKFDDMTTFKAHYIPHEINVSKTFKPQNLVLKSSAPFYDGTLYRTEFTPKKVDVCPASFQSPPGYMFHESDNRGHKYFHKLSSPTGSKLTNGALVSEVAVM, encoded by the exons ATGAAGCGCAAATGCATATGTGAAATCTGCACGTGTGG GCGTCACCGGTGCCCCCATCAACCCACTGGACTTTACGAGAAGAACAACCAGCCGTGCACCATAAGTGAATACACAGAGAAGTACCCCGAGTACAAGGGGACTCTCCCTCCAAGGACCCTGAAACCCAAGCAGGAGTACCAGGCCAACAAAGGAAGAATGGACGGAGTGACCACATTTAA ATCTGATTATATTCCTTATGAAGTCACACGTAGACCTATCCAGTTGCAAGACGAGTACAGGCCCGGCTCGGGTAACATAGACCTCGACACGACCTACAAGATGGACTTCAATCCACACAAGGTGCAGCCGTTTATAGCCACCAGGCCCAAAGAGAGAAGACACGTGGCTGATGGCAAACTGGAAGGACTACCGACGTACAAAG ATGATTACAGGCCATGGGAGGTCTCTAAACGAGATTTGGTCAAGCCAGATCACGCCTATCAGCCATCCTCATCGAAATTTGGCAACTCCACTACATTCCAAGATGACTTTGCCCCCAAGGGTCTCGTTCCCAGAGAAACCTTCAAGCCGCAGAACATCGCCAGGGTCGCTGACGCTCCCTTTGACGGCGTCACTAGCCACCGACTTTCTTATATTCCTCATCAATTAGAACCCAAGTTTATCATACCCAAAGAAGAGTACAAACCAAATGATAACCCTTTTGAAGATCTGACCATTCATCGTCGGGATTTCAGAGGTCTTCCCGGGGAGCTGTCGAAAAGTTTCAAGCCAGAATATACTAAAGTGACCTCTGACACCCGGTTCAGTGGAAGCACCGAGTTTCGCGATCGATTTCAGCAATGGCCAGTCTCTTTACCTCAGGTGCGCAAGATGGCGGAGTACGTGGTCCCACCAGGTCATATGGACATGAATACCACCTCCCACCTCGATTTTACCGAGCATAAGGTGCAACCCTTTGCAGCAATTCGACCCCTGACCCGGGAGAGGCGGAGCAGCGCC CCCTTCCAGGGAAACACTACGATGAAAGAAGACTTCAAAGCCTGGGAAGCGCGCAGGAGAGAGGTGCTCAAAAATCAGGAGGAAATTCAAAAGCCAGTGGGAAAGTTTGACGACATGACAACCTTCAAAGCCCATTACATCCCTCATGAGATCAATGTGTCAAAAACGTTCAAGCCTCAAAACCTGGTCCTGAAGAGCTCCGCCCCATTTTACGACGGCACCCTCTACCGCACCGAGTTTACCCCCAAGAAAGTTGACGTGTGCCCGGCGAGTTTTCAAAGCCCACCTGGTTACATGTTCCACGAATCGGACAATCGTGGACACAAATACTTCCACAAGCTCTCGTCGCCTACTGGGAGCAAGTTGACAAACGGCGCTCTGGTTAGCGAGGTGGCGGTCATGTGA